The sequence below is a genomic window from Hyla sarda isolate aHylSar1 unplaced genomic scaffold, aHylSar1.hap1 scaffold_607, whole genome shotgun sequence.
cgtgtagtgtagagaggaggagagaaaagccgatcatacagtagtGTAGTGTAGacgggaggagagaaaagccgatcatacagtagtgtagtgtagatgggaggagagaaaagccgatcatacagtcatgTATTGTAGAGGGGaaaaaagccgatcatacagtcgtgtagtgtaaagGAGAGAAGAGTTGATCATACAGTCATGTATTGCAGAGGGGAGAAAAgctgatcatacagtcgtgtagtgtagagaggagattATACGGTGGTGTTGTGTAGATGGAGGAGATCATACGGTGGTGTTGTGTAGATGGAGGAGATCATACGGTGGTGTTGTGTAGATGGAGGAGATCATACAGTAGTGTTGTGTAGATGGAGGAGATCATACGGTTGTGTCATGTAGATGGAGGAGATCATACAGTGGTGTTGTGTAGATGGAGGAGATTATACGGTGGTGTTGTATAGATGGAGGAGATTATACGGTGGTGTTGTATAGATGGAGGAGATTATACGGTGGTGTTGTGTAGATGGAGGAGATCATACAGTGGTGTTGTGTAGATGGAGGAGATTATACGGTGGTGTTGTGTAGATGGAGGAGATCATACAGTGGTGTTGTGTAGATGGAGGAGATTATACGGTGGTGTTGTATAGATGGAGGAGATTATACGGTGGTGTTGTGTAGATGGAGGAGATTATACGGTGGTGTTGTGTAGATGGAGGAGATCATACAGTGGTGTTGTGTAGATGGAGGAGATTATACGGTGGTGTTGTGTAGATGGAGGAGATCATACAGTGGTGTTGTATAGATGGAGGAGATTATACGGTGGTGTTGTGTAGATGGAGGAGATCATGCGGTGGTGTTGTGTTGATAGAGGATATCATATGGTGGTGTCGTGTAGATAGAGGAGATCATACAGTCATGTAGTGTaaagaggagagaaaagccgaatATACAGTAGTGTAGTGTAGATGAAGGAGATAAAAGCTGATCATACAGTAGTGTAGTGTGGAGGAGataaaagccgatcatacagtcgtgtagtgtagaggagagaaaagccgatcatacagtcgggtagtgtagagaggaggagagaaaagctgataatacagtcatgtagtgtagagaggagataaAAGCTGATCATACATTCGTGTAGAGGAGAggaaagccgatcatacagtcgtgtagagaggagaggaggagagaaaagccaatcatacagtcgtgtagtgtagagagtaggagagaaaagccgatcatacagtcgtgtagtgtagatggaggagagaaaagctgatAATACagtggtgtagtgtagaggagagaaaagccgatcatacagtcgtgtagtgtagatgggaggagagaaaagtcgatcatacagtcgtgtagtgtagagaggagagaaaagccaatcatacagtcgtgttgtgtagagaggagagaaaagccgatcatacagtcgtgtagtgtagatgggaggagagaAAAGTCGATCATACAGTGgtatagtgtagagaggaggagagaaaagtcgatcatacagtcatgtagtgtagagaggagagaaaagccgatcatacagtcgtgtagtgaagagaggagagaaaagccgatcatacagtcgtgtagtgaagagaggaggagagaaaagccgatcatacagtcgtgtagtgaagagaggagagaaaagccgatcatacagtcgtgtagtgtagagaggagagtaaagccgatcatacagtcatgTAGTGTACCGGAGAGAAAACCCCATCATACGGTGGTGTATTGTAGAGGAGAGGAAAGCCAATCATACAGTCATGTAGTGTAGATGGGAGGAAAGAAAAGCCGATAATACAATCGtatagtgtagaggagagaaaagccgatcatacagtcgtgtactgtagagaggaggagagaaaagcagaTCATGCAGTcgtgtagagaggagaggagagaaaagTCGATCATAGAGTCAtgtagagaggaggaggaaaaagtcgatcatacagtcgtgtagtgtaaagaggagagaaaagccgatcatatagtcgtgtagtgtagagaggagagaaaagccgatcatatagtcgtgtagtgtagaggagagaaaaattgatcatacagtcgtgtagagaggaggggagagaaaagccgataatACAGTCTTGTAGTAtagagaggagagaaaagccgatcatacagtcatgtagtgtagatgggaggagagaaaagccgatcatacagtcgtgtaatgtagagaggaggagagaaaagcagaTCATGCAGTCGTGTAGAGAGGAGAGAAAAGACGATCATATAGTCGAGTACTGTAGAGGAGAGAAAAGTCGATCATAGAGTCAtgtagagaggaggaggaaaaaggcgatcatacagtcgtgtagtgtaaagaggagagaaaagccgatcatatagtcatgtagtgtagagaggagagaaaagccgatcatataGTCGTGTACTGTAGAGGAGAGAAAAattgatcatacagtcgtgtagagaggaggggagagaaaagccgataatACAGTCTTGTAGTATAGAGAGGAGATAAAAGCCGaccatacagtcgtgtagtgtagagagaaGGAGATAAAAGCCGACCATACAGTCATGTAGTGTAGAGAGAAGGAGataaaagccgatcatacagtcgtgtagtgtagatggaggagatcatacagtcgtgtagtgtagagaggaggagagaaaagccgatcatacagcaGTGTAGTGTAGATGGAggagatcatacagtcgtgtagtgtagagaggagatcatatggtggtgTCGTGTAGATGGAGGAGATCATACAGTCATGTAGTGTAGAGAGGTGAGAAAAGATGAATATACAGTAGTGTAGTGTAGAtgaaggagagaaaagccgatcatacagtcatgtagtgtagaggagagaaaagccgatcatacagttgtgtagtgtagaggagagaaaagcGGATCATAAAGTAGTGTAGTGTAGAGAAAAGCCGAACATACAGTTGTGTAGTGTAGAACGAGAGAAAAGCTGATAATACAGTCGTGTAGTGGAGATGGAGAGAAAagacgatcatacagtcgtgtagtgtagaggagagaaaagccgatcatacattcgtgtagtgtagaggagagaaaagccaatcatacagtcgtgtagagaggagagaaaagccgatcatacaatCGTGTAGAGATGAGAGAAAAgctgatcatacagtcgtgtagagaggagagaaaagccgatcatacaatCGTGTAGAGATGAGAGAAAAGCTGATCATACAGTcatgtagagaggaggagagaaaagccgatcatacagtcgtgtagtgtagatggaggagatcatacagtcgtgtagtgtagagaggaggagagaaaagccgatcatacagttatgtactgtacaggagtgAAAAATTGATCATACAGTCGTAtagagaggagagaaaagccgatcatatagtcgtgtagtgtagagaggaggagagaaaagccgatcatacaatCGTGTAGAgatgagagaaaagccgatcatacagtcatgtagagaggaggagagaaaagccaatcatacagtcgtgtagtgtagagacgAGGGAAAAgctgatcatacagtcgtgtagtgtagaggagagaaaagccgatcatacagttgtgtagtgtagagaggaggagagaaaagctgatcatacagtcgtgtagtgtaaagGAGAGAAAACCgtatcatacagtcgtgtagtgaaCAGGAGAGAAAAAACAATcatacagtcatatagtttagatgggaggagagaaaagctgatCATACAGCCGTGTAGTGTAAAGGAGAGAAAACCgtatcatacagtcgtgtagtgaaCAGGAGAGAAAAACCAATcatacagtcatatagtttagatgggaggagagaaaagctgatcatacagtcgtgtagtgtagacgggaggagagaaaagccgatcatacagtcgtttagtgtagaggagagaagagctgatcatacagtcgtgtagtgtagagaggagattATACGgtggtgtagtgtagagaggagagaaaagccgaatATACAGTAGTGTAGTGTAGATGAAGGAGAGAAAAGCTGATATTGTAGATGGAGGAGATCATACGGTGGTGTTGTGTAGAGAAGAGAGAAAAGCCAACCATACCGTCATGTAGTggttatcattagagatgagcgaacttacagtaaattcgattcgtcacgaacttctcggatcagcagttgatgacttttcctgcataaattagttttgctttcaggtgctcccgtgggctggtaaaggtggatacagtcctagaagactctttcctaggaatgtatccaccttttccagtccaccggagcccctgaaagctgaactaatttatgcaggataagtcatcaactgccgagccacgaagttcgtgatgaatcgaatttactgtaagttcgctcatctctagttatcatgTTCAGGTTCAGAAGGAGGAGCAGAGAGTAATGTAGAAGAAGTTGGACTTTACCGTTAGTAAATTTGGTTATGTGTCAGAGGATGGTTGGGTTCAGATTCTAGGTCAGAGGAGTGTAAGGTGGACATGTTGATTAATAAGCAGCTCTTCTGTGGGATCGGGCCAGACAGATTAGCTCTCACTCCTGTACACATCAATAAGCCTTGGGCTCCAATGGCTCGGTCCATGGTCACCAGTTGTCCTTCTTCACGGCACATATTGGGGACACCCCACAAGACCTGCACTTCTGGAGATGCTCTGACCAATTTGACCCTTGTCACAGCTCAGATCCCTATATACTTTTTTTAGTAAACTTATAGAACTAGCTGGTCACTTGCTGTCTAATATTCTCTCTACACAGACTACGACCAGACAAGAAGGGCCCTTGTTCCTTCTCCATCCATTACATCTTTACACTTCTCTGCCTTATTGTGGCCTCCATGGAGTCTGGTCGCTCAGCTGATCCCATTTCTGCTTCAGTCTTTTTACAGGCACCAAGGAACTCTTTCCAGGATTTCCTTTCCAGAATGGGGGTTCCTCAGTGTCCATTGAGCTGGAGAGGCCGGTCTCCCAGCACTGCCATGGTTCCTGCTCATTCTCCGACAATCAACAGAAGCTGACGGCGCGGAAGAAGCTGTACTTTGCCTGTGTGGTGTGCTTTCTCTTCATGATCGGAGAGGTCGTAGGTAACTCGAGGTCCTAGAGCTGACTATGTAAATGATATGTACACTCCCATAATGCTTCTCCCTGCTCCTAGGAGGGTATATTGCGCATAGTCTGGCCATCATGACGGATGCCGCCCATCTCCTGACTGACCTGGGAAGTATGTGCGTCAGCCTCTTCTCCCTGTGGATATCTACCCGACAACCAACAAAGGACATGACATTCGGCTGGCACCGCTCAGGTAGGGGCAGCACCGTCCTCTGGTCTTGGTGAATTCGCTCTCTGACCTGAGCTCCAACCACTAAGATAGGAGAAATTGGTCATCAATCAAACCCCCCACAATTCTATCGGGCAGTAGACAAAAACAAGGAAACCTGTATGTCTGGGAAGCTTCTAATACTCAGACACCAGGAGGTGAGTGCAGCCCTTGGGTCATTTCATGCACAGGTTTTACTCCCTGTAAAGTCTGCAGGTCCTCAGTTCTGATCTAGTTCCCTAAGTCCATGGTATGTGCCCAGTGTACATAATGCACCCCATGTCACCACAACTTCTGCTACCAATAGTTAATGAAGATCCATCGATCCTTGGGACAACGCCAGCCTTAACTTTATCCACAGTTAGGAGCAATAGCCACTTCTTACAGCAGAATGCTGAATGTTGCCATAATGTACCATGTTCTTCATTAAGTGGTGATTAGCAGGGAAACCCCATACAAGGAGTCCTATACCACAGTCATAGCAGAGCCATCGGGGTGTTCCTGGTGCCTCATCATGTGATGTCTTCTTATGACTTGTAGAAATCCTGGGAGGATTGGcctctgtcctctccatctgGATTGTcactgggattctgctgtaccTGGCCACCGCTCGGATCATCAATAATGACTATGACATTGATGGACATGTCATGCTCATCACCTCCGGCTGCGCCTTCATCGTCAACATCATGTGAGTGTCATACACCTCATACTGTGAGATGAGTTCACACGATGCTATGAGCATGTCACAACACTCCTTATGGCGGCCACCTCTCCACACCCTTATACTTCTATCCATGTAACCCAGGGTCTTATTCTGGTGTCAGAATGGATGAGGCTTTATAAAGGGACCAGGACCAGTCCCCTCTCAGTGACCCTTAGGCTTGTGCTCAGCAGCTGGATTTGGGTTCATTGGTCCTAGTGGgatatacagttgcaagaaaaagtatgtggaccctttggaattatatagatttctgcacaaattggtcataaaatgtgatctgatcttcatcagtcacaacaatagacaatcacagtctgcttaaactaataacacacaaagaatttaaatgttaccatgtttttTATTGAACACGCCATGTAAaaattcacagtgcaggtggaaaaagtatgtgaacccctagactaatgacatctccaagagctaattagagggggggggggggtcatcccaCTGGAGTCCAaatcaatgagatgagattggagTTGTTGGTTACAGTTGCcctgccctataaaaaaaaaacacccaccagttctgggtttgcttttcacaggaagcattgcctgatgtgagtgatgcctcacacaaaagagctctcagaagaccTACGATTAGGAATTGTTGACTTGAATAAAGCTGGAAAGGGTTATAAAATTATCTCCAAAAGCCTTGCTGTTCATCAGTCCCGGGTaagacaaattgtctataaatggagaaagttcagcactgctgctactctccctaggagtggtcgtcctgtaaagatgactgcaagagcacaacgcagactgctcaatgaggggaagaagaatcctagagtgtctgctaaagaattacaaaagtctctggcatatgctaatatccctgttagcgaatctacgatatgtaaaacactaaacaaaaaTGGATTTCATGGGAGGATACCCCAGAGGAAGCCACTGTTGttcaaaaaaaaacattgctgcacatttacagtttgcacaagagacctggatgttccacagcagAATTGGCAACATATtatgtggacagatgaaaccaaagttgagcTGTTTTGAAGAAACACACAACACaatgtgtggagaaaaagaggcacagcacaccaacatcaaaacctcatcccaactgtgaagtatggtggtgggggcattatggtttggggctgctttcCTCCATCAGGGCCTGGACAGATTGCAAGGAaaaatcaaaagaaaaatggtaccgataaaaacttcagatcacgttgcaaaaaatttcccccatgcggaaaaataaaaaagttataggggtcagaagagaagatttttaagcgtatacattttcctgaaatctttttactgaaaaatacactgtgtagaaacggaagcccccaaatattacaaaatgggtaaaatgactgatgtcactgcaaagtagaattgatggcacaaaaaaaaaagccataatatggatttttaggtggtaaaatgaaagggttatgatttttataaggtgaggaggaaaaaatgaaaatgcaaaaacggagtccttaaggggttaagcagactgtgattgtctattgttgtaacttagatgaagatcagatcacattttatgaccaatttgtgcagaaatccatatacaggaattccaaagggttcacatactttttcttgcaactgtatagGTTGGCACCACATCCTTGGCATTTTCCTTTTGTAAACGTTCAGTACAAAGTTTGCCACTGTAGGGCGTATCGTAGACATTCCCAGCACAAGATGGTGACATATAAAGGTTTGCTTGCAGTTGTTTCTGGGAACattttagggcagggtcacaggtGCTGTACTCTGCTGCTGCGTATTCtcccacccattgaagtcaagGATTTTTCCAcaattagggctcgttcacacgggtggatccatagcgtattttacactgccgaCCCCTACAgtgtctcagatgtgcctgcttggagcagcaatccgccgctacgagcagacacactgctgccatGTGCAGATCGCTGCGTGCATGCTGTGTATtcgcacacatcgtggccgctcagcctgcttcctgagctaggccaagagcagctgcgatgtgtaCCCagtatactgcgccagtgcacaGTAACTCGCATGTTGCAGCTTGTCTGTTCGTAGCGCCACATCTGAGACATCGTTGGCGGATCCGCCCGTGTCAACGAGCCCTAATACAGGATTTGGTTTGTATTTCCAGTATGGCCTACATCCTCCACCAGTCCACAACCTTCCATGGGCACAGTCACGGCTCAGGCTACGAGAAGATCGGCGACAGTCAAAGCAGCGGGCTGTCTCTACACCTGGGTCACCACGGAAACACGAGCGTCCGAGCAGCATTCATTCACGTGATCGGTGACCTTCTACAAAGTATTGGAGTCATGGTTGCTGCCATTATTATTTACTTCAAAGTGAGTAGAGGGGGCAGGAGTGGGGCTGTGGTGCGATGTTAccgaaaaaatagacaaaaaactacaaaatgcaTAAACTGCACTTAACAGTGGGAGATGGGGCAGATATTTATTTAGCGAGAAGGTGGAGCCAGGTTTAACCCTTTATCTTGTTCCAGATCTCGTAGTGAAGTCCTGTTATTGTCTCATTGCAGCCTCAGTATAAGATCGCTGATCCCGTCTGCACCTTCCTCTTCTCCGTCTTTGTCCTGGCGACAACAATCACCATTTTACGTGATGTGTTTTGGGTTCTAATGGAAGGTAAGTCCAGGTATGGAGCAGAGAAGAAAATCTGGTAAGGAAAGAGCGGGAAGCATGTAGATTCTAAGGAGGACACGGAGCCCATATTGGAATAGATGTGGGCACTATGGTGCTCGAGCAGGACAGAGACCATATTCAGTGGAAAATAAAGACAAATCCGGTGCGCTCCAAGTGTGGTAAAGCTAATGATGCAAGGTCACTCTGATCGTTGTAGTCTACTTACCAAATGTGGTCATGCTGACCACCACCAGCATTACCATGACTAGCATGTAGACTCGATAGACATCTTTGTGAGTAACCATGGCAGCCTGCTGGTCTAACCGATGACCACTCAGATCACCGGTGTGAAGATTACGAGAATGGTGGGAATGGACTTATCCTTTTTGGGGATGTCATTTCCTCCATTCTCCTAGAGATCATATTCATGCATAGTCTGGAGCTTGATCTAAAGACATTCAAGAAATGTAGCTGGTTGTGCTGGGTCACATGATGCTAATGACCCCCTCCAGATGGGGCACCATCACCAGTGGTTAGCTGTAACCAGGTAAGGGCACCACAGGTAACAGATCACCGAGGAAATGTTCTTGCGGTTGAGTAATAGCTAACACTATGATTTTCAAATGACCCCTCAGGTGAGCTCCTGTCCTTGTATACCAACATAGAAGTATTCACCAAGATATCAAGGTTGTAGAACAGGGATGGTGCCAAGCTGACCTGGGGCACTCTATCTTCATGAACCCTAAGCAACTGCACGGTTGGCCTCTATCTATATACACTCTTGGGTTTCCATAACGTATAACATGGTGTCCTCCTCATCAAGTTTTAGGGTTACTAATGTCTCTCCAGTCTTGGGCATGTTCAGGTTGATTTTGTCTTTGTCTCTGGTATCAGGCAGACCCCGCAGTATCGCACATGCCGCAGTGAAGGAAGTTCTTATGTCTGTTCAGGGGGTCCAGTCTGTACATTGCCTACGGCTTTGGGCTCTCACCCTCAGTCAGAACATAGTGTCCGTGCATTTGGCCATCGGTAAGTTGAATCTTCTGAGAATATACCATAatctgagcttaaaggggtactccgcccctagacatcttatcccctatccaaaggataggggtaagatgtctgatcgggggagtCCCACCACTTGGGAAcctcgcaatctccctgctgcacccgacattcgtttagagcatcgggtgcagtgccggaggctcatgacatcacgtccacaccctctcaatgcaagtctatgggaggggctgtaacggccatcacaccccctcccttaggcttgcattgtgggggcatggccatgacgtttcaagcggggcgtggctgtgatgtcacgagcctccaccccactcaccagtcatccggcacagagcaaagttcgctccgtgcatcggatgtctggagtgctgcagccaagattgcaggggtccccagcggcagacccctgcgatcagacatcttaacccctatcctttgggaaggggataagatgtctaggaggagagtacccctttaaatcagacaTGAAGagattatacccccccccccccatctgactaTGTGTTGCTCCTATTTCACATTCACTTCTGATGGACAATTCATTTTACAATGTTGGGAGCACGAGATTATGATAAATTACTCAATTTTCATCACCGACGAGTCTTTGAGTTTCCATTTTCATTTGCAGATGAGTCTCGAGAGGCCGACGTTGTTCTCCGAGAGGCCACAGAACTCCTTCAGAGCAAATTCGAGTTCTTTATTTGCACAATCCAAGTGGAAAGATACGTGGAAGACATGGCAGTGTGCCCACAGTGCCAAGACCCAACCGGATGACCAAAATGCCTTCTCTAAACGCCCCCCTCCATCAGTAAGAGTGGAACCAGATGCTGGAACATGCTGGGTGTTGGGCACAGTCATATGGGCTCCATCTATTCATGCTTGCCATGCTCTCTCCAAAAACCTCAGAATAGACGTCCGACCTGATAACATGATAATGGAAGGAACAGCCCGAATAGACTAAGAGAGAACTAGaaactaggccagtgtttcccaaatgcgGATTTGCTtcgtctttcacaggtgatataactgtggtgatgcctgattcactgaccataattacatcacctgtgaaagactaaggaaatccagaaaacatgacctgttgggggtgcttgaggaccgcatatgggaaacactgaactaggcAAACGAGCCTGAAAATATCACCATGAGGAGAAATGAGATAGGCAATGTACATATCCACAATATTGTCCACCATAATATAGAAGTTACCAATGAAGGAAGCTTCTGGATACGGGGGACCATAAACATGACCACAATATGCTGAGGTGTTTAAAACAGCGCCACTTTCATCCATGGCTGTGTCTAGTATTACAGCTCTGCAGCATCCAAGTGAATATCAGAAACATGAACAAGAACGATGTGAATTCTGATAAGAGCAAAATTGTAGATTATAAGAGAGAACTGGTATCAGTGAGAAATTATTTGCCGACGAATAGtttataaggtaaaaaaaaacaacaacaaaaaaacgacaTGAGCTCATTGAATTTTACCTAAACCCCAACTGTGTTGAGCCAGAGGATAGAAAACCctctatgaggctgatgccaattgccccatgacaggggaagaattccttcccgaccccaagatgagaatttacattatccctcccctgttatctgacattggattctcctgtgtaaatacagtagagaaggcatttagtagattggccttttcctcatcctccaccagtacacccagattatttcttagggggccaacattttcatttttagttTCTTTTTATGTAGGTAAAGAATATTTTTgggttctttttactttctatggcAATCGTTCTCAAGTTGCAATTTTTTCTAGTTTctagttttatttcatttttttgcagacCTTATATTTTTTTAACGTTTTCCCACTACCTTCTTGTTTAAATAGTCCGAACACTTTCCTATTATCATTTATCGCATCTCTTACTACTCTGGTAGCCAAATTGGTTTCCTCCTATTTCTAGCCTCTTTATTCCCGTAGGGTATATGCCGTTCACAAAATCTATTCAGGACACTTAGTCCCATTTGGCTTGTGCACTTTTATTACTGAGGGCACGGTCCCAATGTATGTCACCGGGGGCGCGgtcccaatctatgtcactgGGGGGGCGCGGTCCCAATCTATGTCCTGAGG
It includes:
- the LOC130340998 gene encoding proton-coupled zinc antiporter SLC30A2-like, whose amino-acid sequence is MEPGGDSETRRLVEPNKGGGGLKIKSLFTGTKELFPGFPFQNGGSSVSIELERPVSQHCHGSCSFSDNQQKLTARKKLYFACVVCFLFMIGEVVGGYIAHSLAIMTDAAHLLTDLGSMCVSLFSLWISTRQPTKDMTFGWHRSEILGGLASVLSIWIVTGILLYLATARIINNDYDIDGHVMLITSGCAFIVNIIMAYILHQSTTFHGHSHGSGYEKIGDSQSSGLSLHLGHHGNTSVRAAFIHVIGDLLQSIGVMVAAIIIYFKPQYKIADPVCTFLFSVFVLATTITILRDVFWVLMEGRPRSIAHAAVKEVLMSVQGVQSVHCLRLWALTLSQNIVSVHLAIDESREADVVLREATELLQSKFEFFICTIQVERYVEDMAVCPQCQDPTG